The Brassica napus cultivar Da-Ae chromosome C7, Da-Ae, whole genome shotgun sequence genomic interval ttttaaataatttatgtcatcattttcttcttatagtgattaatctatattattatttgaaaagtgaaTTTTCTTGATTGtcattttccataattttaggataagtaattagtttaattaattagtattattatttaaaattttattacatgtatgtatcatgatatttaagataattaataagCATTAACCTATGTCTAccaatatataaactattatttAAGAAGAGATTTTGCCAATTTGCCATGATTTTAGGTTTAGTTAATAGTTTTCATACatattctatttatatattttaataacaaaCAGTTTCGGAAACATGATAATTACAATATTTCAgccataaaaatatttgatattatcttacatattattatataataaaaaaattctatttgatTTTAGGTGAGtcaatgattttaataaataagttttagtaataattatacattagataataaacatttaaaaaaaaaaacaataatttgttATAATAATGTATATGTAATGATAATCATCATCGACACAGCTTTTCTTATAACATTTGGTGAAAGGATTATATCTATAACTTTGGTATCAAAatggttatatatttttatattttgttaatataaGCTCATCGATAGCATATacagtttattattttaatttattagtgattaagtttaaaaaaatatgttttctaacaATTGTAAATTTTGCTAATATGTGTTAACACAAAAGCTcatgtttatgtttatgttcTACTGATACCAAAGAAATACTGGATTACATGTCGTATgagaaatatacaaaaaaaacaaacttgcAAAGAAAAAAgttgaatattttaaacataagaTTTCCtaaacatcttcaaaacattggTGAATTATTTATTcactgtaaataaaaaaaattaaaaataagataagtcctatatatttttgttgttatttggaaataatatttttttataaaagttaaaattaagataataacattttataattaagtattaattaaaaaaaaatgtataaagatatattttttgtaatatgtgaatgttttaataattttaactcaataataagcatatatattttgatgaaaaactttgtcatatataaataatttgatgtttgattcaAACTTTTGCGAGAACATTTGaatcaataatatataaactaataaatattcttGAGATGATAATGTCTGCATGTGCGGACAAAATGCCTAGTTGGCCATAATGTATATGTAATGATTTCCATTAATTGTTTCACCAAAATATACATTGCATTTCAAAAAAATCAGTTTCAACCAATGAACTTATAACTTCAATAAAACTTATGTGCTTGTTTCTCTTAGTAAAGAAAATACAAGACCTAGAGCATACAAGAATTGTACTTGGCTACTATTTATTTTCATACTAATGTGGTTGAAATTGACTAGATTTACCTTTCGGAACTGTAGTTAGCAATTATTTTGCTCAAACGTTATCTTTTAAAAGTAAATGATCAACCGAACTAACacaacaacactaaaaagttacAAGATTGAAGCTACGAAAAGCTTGACCTAAATCATCCCAGCACATAACGTTTTCTTGCGTCCCAAACAATCTGATTAGTCCTCTTTGGTATGTCTCTTAACTCTGTTTCCTCTTAAGCCCCATCGCCCTTTTTCCTCCTAATCCTAATATTATCTTGTAGTGACTGTATGAGCTGATCCACGTTATCTGTTAATGATCTACTACGTTCTTTCTTTTGAGCCTCTCTCTTCTCCCTCTCCATCTCTGCCTGCTCTTGAAGATTCTCTGGTATCTTGTTTGAAGGAAAAGAACATGGCCAGGTCTTATTCAATTTTGTTAACCTTTCTCCTTGTAATCACAGTAAAGAAGAGTCTTGTTTCTACCTCCAATCTCTGTTCCGTTTGAATCCCTCCATCTGATTGAACCGTGGCTTTGATCTGTAGAAAAATcggaacaaaaaaaacacatgagAATTCGATATTTCAAGAAATGCAAATGAGAGAAACTTCTGATGATTCAATCCACGACCTGATCAATTCTCAAATTTTCATCCACCCTTTCCCTCTGTTTCTGTTCCTCCAGATCATAAGCTTGCCTCTCCTGTGAATAGAGTACAAGAACAGAGCAAGGTACTGTCTCTCTCAGTGTTCGTTCCTCCTCACTCACTCTCCTTTGCCCGCAGTCAATTTTCCCACTCTGAACATTCTCTTGAGCTCGTCTCCTCTGCAACCAACTGTTTTGTCCCGCCCCTACTTCATCACTTACATCTTGGATCACGCTTGGATAATCCGGAATAGTTCTCGCCTGAGAATTAACATATAAGTAACTCAAGACAGTAAACATATAAAGATCACACACTTAGTTTAGTACCCTCTTCTCTGCCCTAGAGGTTGACTCTGTTTCGTGTCTCCTCTCATCAGATCTCCTACCCCAAGTTGTAGCCTGATTACCAAAATCAAAAGGAAAACGTTATAAATGAAATGGGGAAGAGATTTACAGTCTTTCACATTTGGCTGAgaagaataatatatatagtaaacgCGACCTGACGCATAGGCTCTATACCATCCCCTCTCATTGAATTAGTATATTGAATACTTGAGCCGGGCTTACAACCTCCTTTCTGAAAGTACTGCAATGAAGAAAAGGAAGTTGCTTTCTCAAGTAAAAGTTACAAAACTAGACTAAGAAGTTGTGTTACTTTTACTAATAATCATAATTAATCAGTTTTGAGAACTGTACCTTACAAATCTGCCGGCTAACCCTCTGTGGAAGCACCTATTTAAGATGTTTCAAAGCCATCATCATGAGGAAAACTGAAACATATACTCAGCCAAAGTGTACACAACTGTTTTTCTTTCTCACCGGTGCAAGATGAGTAGGAGAATGATTGAATCGACACCTACGTCCATAGCTACACTGTCCTGTCTGTAGATATTGTTCACAATCTCTTGGACCTGGAAGCTGTATCAAAGACAATAAACCATGAGGAAGTTCTGCAACTTGGActcagtgaaaaaaaaaaaaaaaaaactcttttctttGTGTTCTCACTCACCGGTGGATGATTGAACCAGCATCTACTTCCATAGCTACACTGCCCAGTGTGTAGATACTGTTCACAATTTGTTGCACCTAGACGAACTTTATACGCACTCGGTTGCACCGTATCATCTCCCATCTGATTTCTCTGTGGAAGGTGGTATTTCAGCGACAATAAACCATAAGGAAATCTTGAAACTTAGACTCTTTATTTGTGTTCACACTCACCGGTGGATGATTGTATCTGCAACTTCGTCCAAAGAAACAACCACCATTTAGGTAATCCTGACAATCGCCTGCACCTGTACGAACTGGATACTCACTCGACTGACCCAATTCGTGTCGCATCTGAGTTGCATTATCCTGAGAAAAACCGTATATATCGACTCTGTTTTAGCATAATGATAAGCCGCAGTAAAGAACAGAGCAGTGAGTTCTTGGTCAGTTTCTTTACCCTTTTCTCTGCCGAGGATCTTGGATCACTTTTGTGTCTCCAATCAGCTCTATCATCAGCTTCGCTCGTCCTCAAATCCTTATCTTGCCCCTGAGAATCGAAATCAAAACGAAGCCCTTAAACCAAAACATAACCCTTCGGAAGAAGTAGTACATAGTTCGATTCTGTTTGACTTCTTTCAACAAATCTTTCTCTTGATTACTATATTGTAAGGAGTACCAAGACAGCCAAATAAGTAATCTCAGTAAAGAAGAGAGTAGATTCTCGTTCAGTTTCTTTGTCTTACCTCTCTTTCTTCCATGGATGTCGACTCTCTTCTCGGATCAGTTTCTTTAGCCTCTTCGATTTCCATCTCTGAGTTCTCTCTGTCGCTCATTGCGTTTGTGTTATCTCTTTTCTCAGTgcctcttctttgctctcttctctctggAAATCAAATCAAAGAATGGGTTTTGGTTCTTTAAATTCAAAACTCTAAAGTTCGTTATTTGACAAGTTTGTTTCGGTAACAGTATTTTTAATACATCCCAAGATACATactattctttctttttttttttttttgtagcgggAAAATGTTTCttgttgtttgtgttgtttGTGATGGATGGTGTTTCTTCAACAGCCATTCTGTTAAATGTTGTAagggaaataaaattaaatattgagttttaaataATTCCATTTTCTCAATTGTGTCACGTATGGTATTAGTTTCTTAATTTCATTTTCTTAGTTCCTCAATTAAAATCTTGGCTTTAATCGAGGGTTTTGATACTGTCTGTTTAAGCAAcacatacatatacatataccaGCTGGGGAAATGTTTCGGGTAGTTTTAGTGAAATCTTTCGGTTCTTCTGTTCTGGTTATAACTTAATaggaaacaaaaatataacgtaagaaactttatttctttatgAAAATGACGAAAGTCATGTACATTTGATTAGAACCCATTTCACCAGTTTGAAAGTG includes:
- the LOC106376804 gene encoding putative zinc finger CCCH domain-containing protein 9 isoform X1, which codes for MSDRENSEMEIEEAKETDPRRESTSMEEREGQDKDLRTSEADDRADWRHKSDPRSSAEKRDNATQMRHELGQSSEYPVRTGAGDCQDYLNGGCFFGRSCRYNHPPRNQMGDDTVQPSAYKVRLGATNCEQYLHTGQCSYGSRCWFNHPPLPGPRDCEQYLQTGQCSYGRRCRFNHSPTHLAPVLPQRVSRQICKYFQKGGCKPGSSIQYTNSMRGDGIEPMRQATTWGRRSDERRHETESTSRAEKRARTIPDYPSVIQDVSDEVGAGQNSWLQRRRAQENVQSGKIDCGQRRVSEEERTLRETVPCSVLVLYSQERQAYDLEEQKQRERVDENLRIDQIKATVQSDGGIQTEQRLEIPENLQEQAEMEREKREAQKKERSRSLTDNVDQLIQSLQDNIRIRRKKGDGA